Proteins from one Planctomyces sp. SH-PL62 genomic window:
- a CDS encoding M14 family zinc carboxypeptidase: MRLTSPLRSGWLLALLFAAVAPAAEAAPEADGFEYIDTGFENASPLWYETGPDGAILVHLLYDHERSSPNRAAGHIHFRLHARPGASLTLEFRNLDNVWNGRKASVAGELKVAVVSPDGKAWKPVALERLPGDRVRLAVTMPGPVLYVARVEPYRLSDLDRWLKAIATNPLVEIAPIGRTAEGRELEIVRVGRPDAPYRVFLRARAHPWEPGGNWVVQGLVARLLSGDDEAKRHLERYCVYILPMANKDGVALGRTRFNLRGKDLNRDWGRPADPGLSPENHALEAWLEEMIRRGERPHLALELHNDGDGRLHVSRPPVEGLERHLDRMKTLEALLREHTWFTEGSTTAEFRNAGTLGEGWLQRYGVDAAVHELNVNWIAGLQDYPSAAHWELYGGQLARVFHEYFDAVRP; encoded by the coding sequence ATGCGTCTCACGAGCCCCCTGAGATCCGGATGGCTGCTCGCGCTCCTGTTCGCGGCGGTCGCGCCGGCAGCCGAAGCCGCTCCCGAGGCGGACGGCTTCGAGTACATTGACACGGGCTTCGAGAACGCCTCGCCGCTCTGGTACGAGACCGGGCCGGACGGTGCGATCCTCGTGCACCTGCTTTACGACCACGAGCGGTCGTCGCCGAACCGGGCGGCGGGGCACATCCACTTCCGCCTCCACGCCCGTCCGGGCGCCTCGCTGACCCTGGAGTTCCGGAATCTGGACAACGTCTGGAACGGCCGGAAGGCGTCGGTCGCCGGCGAGTTGAAGGTCGCGGTCGTCTCTCCGGACGGGAAGGCCTGGAAGCCGGTCGCGCTGGAGCGGCTCCCCGGCGACCGCGTCCGCCTCGCCGTCACGATGCCCGGCCCGGTGCTTTACGTCGCGCGCGTCGAGCCTTATCGCCTGTCGGACCTCGACCGATGGCTGAAGGCGATCGCCACGAATCCGCTGGTGGAGATCGCGCCGATCGGGCGGACGGCGGAGGGGCGCGAGCTGGAGATCGTCCGGGTCGGCCGCCCCGACGCGCCTTATCGGGTCTTCCTCAGGGCCCGGGCGCACCCCTGGGAGCCGGGCGGGAACTGGGTCGTCCAGGGGCTCGTCGCCCGGCTGCTCTCGGGCGACGACGAGGCGAAGCGTCACCTGGAGCGGTACTGCGTCTACATCCTGCCGATGGCGAACAAGGACGGCGTCGCGCTGGGCCGGACTCGGTTCAACCTTCGCGGCAAGGATTTGAACCGGGACTGGGGGCGGCCGGCCGACCCGGGGCTCTCGCCGGAGAATCACGCCCTGGAAGCCTGGCTGGAGGAGATGATCCGGCGCGGCGAGCGGCCCCACCTGGCGCTCGAGCTGCACAACGACGGCGACGGCCGACTGCACGTCAGCCGCCCGCCGGTCGAAGGGCTGGAGCGCCACCTGGACCGCATGAAGACCCTGGAGGCGCTGCTCCGCGAGCACACCTGGTTCACCGAGGGGAGCACGACGGCGGAGTTCCGAAACGCCGGGACTCTGGGCGAAGGCTGGCTCCAGCGATACGGCGTCGACGCGGCGGTCCACGAGCTGAACGTCAACTGGATCGCCGGCCTCCAGGACTACCCCTCGGCCGCTCACTGGGAACTCTACGGCGGCCAGCTGGCGCGGGTCTTCCACGAGTACTTCGACGCCGTCCGGCCTTGA
- a CDS encoding DUF1501 domain-containing protein, which translates to MHRREFLWQSGGGLGGLALAGLLGADGLLAADAVGGGLKLRPDGGLHHAPKAKRVVQLFMAGGASHVDLFDFKPDLIKLHGRPSSFGEKVETFQDGLGPWLRPIWDFKPYGRSGKMLSEVVAPLGAVVDDIAFIHNMVGKTGVHSQGTLLQTTGFNRPGFPSMGSWVSYGLGRLSDDLPSFVVLPDPRGLASNGSKNWDAAFLPSRCQGTVVNPGAKTPIADLFPDERVAFAGRAGDDAGVAILNRLNRAHADARPGDDRLEGRIQSYELAARMQLAAPEALDISNEPPEVLKLYGLDHIPSSFPAEINAEEETIVFGRRCLAARRLLERGVRFVQIWSGNDNGFPRRNWDSHENVEQDHGPLALGMARGASALIQDLKRTGLLEDTIVLWTTEFGRMPSSQGGKGRDHNPHCFTSWMVGGGVKPGVSYGPSDETGFKPIDREHPTEVYDLHATILHLLGVDHTRLTVRNNGVDRRLTDVHGHVITDLLA; encoded by the coding sequence ATGCACCGTCGTGAATTCTTATGGCAGAGCGGGGGGGGCCTCGGCGGGCTCGCGCTGGCGGGGCTGCTGGGTGCCGACGGCCTGCTCGCGGCCGACGCGGTCGGCGGCGGGCTGAAGCTGCGGCCGGACGGCGGGCTGCATCATGCGCCGAAGGCGAAGCGGGTCGTGCAGCTATTCATGGCCGGCGGGGCGAGCCACGTCGACCTGTTCGATTTCAAGCCCGACCTGATCAAGCTCCACGGCCGGCCGTCGAGCTTCGGCGAGAAGGTGGAGACGTTCCAGGACGGGCTCGGCCCCTGGCTGCGTCCCATCTGGGATTTCAAGCCCTACGGACGGTCGGGCAAGATGCTCTCCGAGGTCGTCGCGCCCCTGGGGGCGGTGGTCGACGACATCGCGTTCATCCACAACATGGTCGGCAAGACGGGCGTGCACAGCCAGGGGACGCTCCTGCAGACCACCGGCTTCAACCGGCCGGGGTTCCCGTCGATGGGGAGCTGGGTCTCCTACGGCCTGGGACGGCTGAGCGACGACCTGCCGTCGTTCGTCGTCCTCCCCGACCCCCGCGGCCTGGCGTCGAACGGCTCCAAGAACTGGGACGCGGCGTTCCTCCCCTCGCGGTGCCAGGGGACCGTCGTGAACCCCGGCGCGAAGACGCCGATCGCCGACCTGTTCCCCGACGAGCGCGTCGCCTTCGCCGGCCGCGCGGGGGACGACGCGGGCGTCGCCATTTTGAATCGGCTCAACCGCGCCCACGCCGACGCCCGGCCCGGCGACGACCGCCTCGAAGGCCGCATCCAGAGCTACGAACTGGCCGCCCGCATGCAGCTCGCCGCGCCCGAGGCGCTCGACATCTCGAATGAGCCGCCGGAGGTCCTGAAGCTCTACGGGCTCGATCACATCCCGTCGTCGTTCCCGGCCGAGATCAACGCCGAGGAGGAGACGATCGTCTTCGGCCGTCGCTGCCTGGCGGCGCGTCGGCTGCTGGAGCGGGGCGTCCGCTTCGTCCAGATCTGGAGCGGCAACGACAACGGCTTCCCGCGCCGGAACTGGGACTCGCACGAGAACGTCGAGCAGGACCACGGCCCGCTCGCCCTGGGGATGGCGCGGGGGGCGTCGGCCCTGATCCAGGACCTCAAGCGGACGGGCCTGCTGGAGGATACGATCGTCCTCTGGACGACCGAGTTCGGCCGGATGCCGTCGAGCCAGGGGGGCAAGGGGCGCGACCACAACCCCCACTGCTTCACGAGCTGGATGGTGGGGGGCGGCGTCAAGCCTGGGGTGAGCTACGGCCCCAGCGACGAGACCGGCTTCAAGCCGATCGACCGCGAGCACCCGACCGAGGTCTACGACCTGCACGCGACGATCCTCCACCTGCTGGGCGTCGACCACACCCGTCTGACCGTCCGCAACAACGGCGTCGACCGCCGCCTGACCGACGTCCACGGGCATGTGATCACCGACCTCCTGGCCTGA
- a CDS encoding DUF1549 domain-containing protein, with product MARSALILAMVLGFVRPVAGEDAVPPAIDRRIDFEAEVRPLLTARCTACHGSETQKSGLRLDRRKSAMRGGHEGAAITPGDGAESLLVQLVAGLDESRVMPPKGGRLTTEEVAILRTWIDQGADWPGDDDPRSWWSLRPLERPAVPARAEFADAPPARNSIDAFVRSRLQEKGLKPSPEADRRTLARRLWFDLTGLPPTPEEVAAFAADPDPLAYEKLVDRLLASPRYGERWARHWLDVAHYGDSHGYDKDKPRPNAWPYRDYVVRALNADMPYDRFVAEQVAGDVLFPDSPEAVAALGFLAAGPWDFVGHAEVPETKSDGKVARHMDRDDMVSVTINTFLGLTVSCAQCHDHKFDPIAQKDYYSLQAVFAAVDRADRPFHDDPAVARKALVLAAGRAKADRERRRLHDLVAAQGGPALAELDRRLASAAEPGAERPEYGYHSALAARDDEARWVQVDLGRSVEVARVALWPCRDSFNGIGDGFGFPARYKIETSDDPTFARGVAILADRTGADEPRPGVAPLVFPAKAVGRYVRVTATRLAERQNDYHLALGELEVFDPSGANVAAGSKVSALDSIEAPPRWRADNLVDGIAPGRESADLEGLKAEREALLARAVEPAVRDDLAKVDETIHRLDAEKAALPAPKMVYAATIHDGGDGPFRGTGPDGGRPRPIYILVRGSVDKPSDEVGPGALNVFRELPGDLHVSPDRPEGERRAALAKWLVDDRNPLTWRVIVNRVWQYHFGRGIAATTSDFGKMGQAPTHPELLDWLAVEFRDGGRSLKTLHRLILTSAAYRQASTGDPAAEAVDSEDAFLWRSPRRKLEAEAVRDSALAVSGLLDPAMYGPAFREFVMERPEHSPHYEYDLMRPDDPSIRRRSIYRFLARSRPQPFMTVLDCADPSMQVDKRGESVSPLQALALYNNGLMLTCAKALAARVEPAGDRRAQVSKAFTLALAREPSADELSGLDALAAEHGIASACRVILNMNEFVFVD from the coding sequence ATGGCTCGATCGGCCCTGATTCTGGCGATGGTGCTCGGGTTCGTCCGCCCGGTCGCGGGCGAGGACGCCGTCCCTCCCGCAATCGACCGCCGGATCGATTTCGAGGCCGAGGTCCGCCCCCTGCTCACCGCGCGCTGCACGGCCTGCCACGGCTCCGAGACGCAGAAGTCGGGGCTCCGGCTGGACCGCCGGAAGTCGGCGATGCGCGGCGGCCACGAGGGGGCGGCGATCACCCCCGGCGACGGCGCCGAGAGCCTGCTCGTCCAGCTCGTCGCCGGGCTCGACGAGTCCCGCGTCATGCCCCCCAAGGGGGGGCGGCTGACGACCGAGGAGGTGGCGATCCTCCGCACCTGGATCGACCAGGGGGCCGACTGGCCCGGCGACGACGACCCCCGCTCGTGGTGGTCGCTCCGGCCCCTGGAGCGGCCCGCCGTCCCCGCCCGGGCCGAATTCGCCGACGCCCCCCCGGCGCGGAACTCGATCGACGCTTTCGTCCGGTCCAGGCTCCAGGAGAAGGGGCTGAAACCCTCGCCCGAGGCCGATCGCCGCACGCTCGCCCGCCGCCTCTGGTTCGACCTGACCGGCCTGCCGCCGACCCCCGAGGAGGTCGCCGCGTTCGCCGCCGACCCCGATCCGCTGGCCTACGAGAAGCTCGTCGACCGGCTCCTCGCCAGCCCGCGATACGGCGAGCGCTGGGCGCGGCACTGGCTGGACGTGGCCCACTACGGGGATTCGCACGGCTACGACAAGGACAAGCCCCGGCCCAACGCCTGGCCCTATCGCGACTACGTCGTCCGCGCCCTGAACGCGGACATGCCGTACGACCGCTTCGTCGCCGAGCAGGTGGCCGGCGACGTGCTCTTCCCGGACTCCCCCGAGGCCGTCGCCGCACTGGGGTTCCTCGCCGCCGGCCCCTGGGACTTCGTCGGCCATGCGGAGGTCCCCGAGACCAAGTCCGACGGCAAGGTCGCCCGCCACATGGATCGCGACGACATGGTGAGCGTGACGATCAACACGTTCCTGGGATTGACCGTCAGTTGCGCCCAGTGTCACGACCACAAGTTCGACCCGATCGCCCAGAAGGACTACTACAGCCTCCAGGCCGTCTTCGCCGCCGTCGACCGCGCCGACCGCCCCTTCCACGACGATCCGGCCGTCGCCCGCAAGGCGCTCGTACTGGCCGCCGGGCGTGCGAAGGCCGATCGCGAGCGTCGGCGTCTGCACGACCTCGTCGCCGCGCAGGGAGGCCCCGCGCTGGCCGAGCTGGACCGCCGCCTCGCCTCGGCCGCCGAGCCCGGCGCCGAGCGTCCCGAGTACGGCTACCACAGCGCCCTGGCCGCTCGCGACGACGAGGCCCGATGGGTCCAGGTCGATCTCGGCCGTTCCGTCGAGGTCGCGCGGGTGGCCCTCTGGCCCTGCCGCGACTCGTTCAACGGGATCGGCGACGGGTTCGGCTTCCCCGCCCGCTACAAGATCGAGACGTCCGACGACCCGACGTTCGCCCGGGGCGTGGCGATCCTCGCCGACCGCACCGGGGCCGACGAGCCCAGGCCGGGCGTCGCGCCGCTGGTCTTCCCCGCGAAGGCCGTCGGCCGCTATGTCCGCGTCACCGCGACCCGACTCGCCGAAAGGCAGAACGACTACCATCTGGCCCTCGGCGAGCTGGAGGTCTTCGATCCGTCGGGCGCGAACGTCGCCGCCGGGTCGAAGGTCTCGGCGCTCGATTCGATCGAGGCCCCGCCGCGATGGCGCGCCGACAACCTCGTCGACGGGATCGCGCCGGGACGCGAGTCGGCGGACCTCGAAGGCCTCAAGGCCGAGCGCGAAGCCCTACTGGCGAGGGCCGTCGAGCCGGCCGTCCGCGACGACCTGGCGAAAGTCGACGAGACGATCCACCGCCTCGACGCCGAGAAGGCCGCCCTGCCGGCCCCGAAGATGGTCTACGCCGCCACGATCCACGACGGCGGAGACGGCCCCTTCCGGGGGACCGGGCCCGACGGCGGCCGTCCCAGGCCGATCTACATCCTCGTTCGCGGCAGCGTCGACAAGCCGAGCGACGAGGTCGGCCCCGGGGCCCTGAACGTCTTTCGCGAACTCCCCGGCGACCTGCACGTCTCGCCCGACCGCCCGGAGGGGGAGCGTCGCGCCGCGCTGGCGAAGTGGCTGGTCGACGACCGCAATCCGCTGACCTGGCGGGTGATCGTCAACCGGGTCTGGCAGTACCATTTCGGCCGGGGGATCGCGGCGACGACCAGCGACTTCGGCAAGATGGGGCAGGCCCCGACCCACCCCGAACTGCTCGACTGGCTGGCCGTCGAGTTCCGCGACGGCGGCCGGTCGCTCAAGACCCTGCACCGGCTGATCCTCACCAGCGCCGCGTATCGCCAGGCGTCGACCGGCGACCCCGCGGCCGAGGCCGTCGACTCCGAGGACGCCTTCCTCTGGCGGTCCCCCCGTCGCAAGCTGGAGGCCGAGGCCGTGCGCGACTCCGCGCTGGCCGTCTCGGGCCTGCTCGACCCGGCGATGTACGGCCCGGCGTTCCGGGAGTTCGTGATGGAGCGGCCCGAGCACTCGCCGCATTATGAATACGACCTGATGCGTCCCGACGACCCGTCGATCCGACGCCGGTCGATCTATCGGTTCCTGGCCCGCTCCAGGCCGCAGCCGTTCATGACGGTCCTCGACTGCGCCGACCCGTCGATGCAGGTCGACAAACGGGGCGAGTCGGTCTCGCCTCTCCAGGCCCTGGCCCTCTACAACAACGGCCTGATGCTGACCTGCGCCAAGGCCCTCGCCGCCCGCGTCGAGCCGGCCGGCGACCGCCGCGCCCAGGTGTCGAAGGCGTTCACGCTGGCCCTCGCCCGCGAGCCCTCGGCCGACGAGCTGTCCGGCCTCGACGCCCTGGCGGCCGAGCATGGCATCGCGAGCGCGTGTCGGGTGATCCTGAATATGAATGAATTTGTGTTCGTGGATTAA
- a CDS encoding DNA integrity scanning protein DisA nucleotide-binding domain protein — protein sequence MTPPNTSKGTAALPILSIASGSAQRLGASAVLVMPEGPLEWDLLRPVANHGTGFLIASSSARQLEAVRKAGLVAIELEPSEAAIAERITLALIEAVANDHVKAGARVVVVYSAFEAEALDSISVIRLGEHLERLSARDLRALETSVPFDTLKAVVDTAVEIGREGREGKAVGSLIVVGDVRNVLTRTRPLGFDPFKGYKRKERNVRDLRVREAIKEIAQMDGAFVVARDGTVEAACRLVDAPVAGLTLSKGLGTRHWAAAAITSVTKAIAVVVSQSNGTVRIFQDGEVILRIAPMRHARAMKWQDAESEPGEPPRPRERDRERDKEKSAKAAEKAAEKPPENAPPKSA from the coding sequence GTGACGCCGCCCAACACGTCCAAGGGGACCGCCGCACTGCCGATCCTCTCGATCGCGTCGGGGTCCGCGCAGCGCCTGGGGGCGTCGGCGGTCCTGGTCATGCCCGAGGGCCCGCTGGAATGGGACCTCCTCCGCCCGGTGGCCAACCACGGCACCGGATTCCTGATCGCCAGCTCCTCCGCTCGCCAGCTCGAGGCCGTCCGCAAGGCGGGGCTGGTCGCCATCGAGCTGGAGCCGAGCGAGGCGGCCATCGCCGAGCGGATCACGCTGGCCTTGATCGAGGCCGTCGCCAACGACCACGTCAAGGCGGGCGCCCGCGTGGTCGTGGTCTACTCCGCGTTCGAGGCCGAGGCGCTGGACTCGATCAGCGTCATCCGCCTGGGCGAACACCTGGAACGGCTCTCCGCCCGCGACCTCCGGGCGCTGGAGACCTCCGTCCCGTTCGACACGCTCAAGGCCGTGGTCGACACCGCCGTCGAGATCGGCCGCGAGGGCCGCGAGGGGAAGGCCGTCGGCTCGCTCATCGTCGTCGGCGACGTCCGCAACGTGCTGACCCGCACGCGCCCCCTGGGCTTCGACCCCTTCAAGGGCTACAAGCGCAAGGAACGAAACGTCCGCGACCTGCGGGTCCGCGAGGCGATCAAGGAGATCGCCCAGATGGACGGCGCCTTCGTCGTCGCGCGCGACGGCACCGTCGAGGCCGCCTGCCGCCTGGTCGACGCCCCGGTCGCCGGCCTCACGCTCTCCAAGGGGCTGGGGACGCGCCACTGGGCCGCCGCCGCCATCACCAGCGTGACCAAGGCCATCGCCGTGGTCGTCAGCCAGTCCAACGGCACCGTCCGCATCTTCCAGGACGGCGAGGTCATCCTCCGCATCGCCCCCATGCGTCACGCCCGCGCCATGAAGTGGCAAGACGCCGAGAGCGAACCCGGCGAACCCCCGCGCCCTCGCGAACGGGATCGGGAACGGGACAAGGAGAAATCCGCCAAGGCCGCCGAGAAAGCGGCCGAGAAGCCCCCCGAGAACGCCCCCCCCAAATCGGCTTGA
- a CDS encoding serine aminopeptidase domain-containing protein, translated as MSWFRKRDADRTSAAAAVAAITDPATPCEGLVLVADGIGGFDLCGKALSRCVRRAGLAYTTWIVRWGHGVGRWYADLTNAADCAARAGDVAETVRLFHDQRPDVPIFLVGKSGGCAVMVQALERLDAPLVERVVLLAPALSPGYDLTRALGRVRREAVVFWSPLDVFFLGLGTGVFGTSDRVRGRGAGLVGFRPPGPTDAPHRVEAYRKLRQVRWSPKMSSTGYFGGHLGPDSPRFLSKYVVPLLRIEGAEDA; from the coding sequence ATGAGCTGGTTCCGCAAGCGTGACGCCGATCGCACCTCGGCCGCCGCCGCCGTCGCCGCGATCACCGATCCCGCCACCCCGTGCGAGGGCCTGGTGCTCGTGGCCGACGGCATCGGCGGCTTCGACCTGTGCGGAAAGGCTCTCTCGCGATGCGTCCGGCGTGCGGGGCTGGCCTACACCACCTGGATCGTCCGCTGGGGCCACGGCGTCGGCCGCTGGTACGCCGATCTGACCAACGCGGCCGACTGCGCCGCCCGCGCCGGCGACGTTGCCGAGACCGTGCGGCTGTTCCACGACCAGCGCCCGGACGTCCCCATCTTCCTGGTCGGCAAGTCGGGGGGATGCGCGGTCATGGTGCAAGCCTTGGAGCGGCTCGACGCCCCGCTGGTCGAGCGCGTCGTCCTGCTAGCCCCCGCCCTCTCCCCCGGCTACGACCTGACCCGCGCCCTGGGACGCGTCCGGCGCGAGGCCGTGGTCTTCTGGTCGCCGCTCGACGTCTTCTTCCTGGGGCTCGGCACCGGCGTCTTCGGCACGTCCGACCGCGTCCGGGGCCGGGGCGCCGGGCTCGTCGGCTTCCGCCCGCCGGGGCCCACCGACGCTCCCCATCGGGTCGAGGCCTATCGCAAGCTCCGCCAGGTCCGCTGGTCCCCGAAGATGAGCTCGACGGGCTATTTTGGCGGCCATCTGGGGCCGGATTCGCCGCGCTTCCTGTCTAAATACGTCGTGCCCTTGTTGCGGATCGAAGGGGCGGAAGACGCTTGA
- the eno gene encoding phosphopyruvate hydratase, with translation MAAIAQVKGREILDSRGNPTVEVDVVLADGTLGRAAVPSGASTGIYEAVELRDGDKKRYLGKGVQKAVANVNAALAKVVVGRDPSDQIGLDRAMIEADGTPNKGNLGANAILGVSLAAAKAAAAAHGLPLYRYIGGANAHVLPVPMANIINGGKHADNKIDFQEFMIMPVGAKSFSEGIQVVAEIFHTLKSVLKKAGHNTNVGDEGGFAPNLDNEEAIKYILDATAKAGYEPGRDKDIAIALDCASSELFDEGDKKGYKFWKSAPDKLFSSKQMIELFAEWVAKYPIISIEDPLDQDDWAGYTEFTKELGGKVQIVGDDFFVTNTERLARGIAEGATNSILIKVNQIGTLSETLASIDMAHRAGYTSVISHRSGETEDATIADIAVATNAGQIKTGSASRSDRVAKYNQLLRIEEELGQDAVYGPGPKARG, from the coding sequence ATCGCAGCGATCGCCCAGGTCAAGGGCCGCGAGATCCTGGACAGCCGCGGCAACCCGACCGTCGAGGTCGACGTCGTCTTGGCCGACGGGACCCTCGGCCGCGCGGCGGTCCCCTCCGGGGCGAGCACCGGCATCTACGAGGCCGTCGAGCTGCGCGACGGCGACAAGAAGCGGTATCTGGGCAAGGGCGTCCAGAAGGCCGTCGCCAACGTCAACGCCGCGCTCGCCAAGGTGGTCGTCGGCCGCGACCCGTCCGACCAGATCGGCCTCGACCGCGCCATGATCGAGGCCGACGGCACCCCCAACAAGGGGAACCTCGGCGCCAACGCGATCCTGGGCGTCAGCCTGGCCGCCGCCAAGGCCGCCGCCGCCGCCCACGGCCTGCCCCTCTATCGCTACATCGGCGGGGCCAACGCCCACGTCCTCCCCGTGCCGATGGCCAACATCATCAACGGCGGCAAGCACGCCGACAACAAGATCGACTTCCAGGAATTCATGATCATGCCCGTGGGAGCCAAGAGCTTCTCCGAGGGCATCCAGGTCGTCGCCGAGATCTTCCACACCCTCAAGTCGGTGCTCAAGAAGGCCGGCCACAACACCAACGTCGGCGACGAAGGGGGCTTCGCCCCCAACCTCGACAACGAAGAGGCCATCAAGTACATCCTCGACGCCACCGCCAAGGCCGGCTATGAGCCCGGCCGCGACAAGGACATCGCGATCGCCCTCGACTGCGCCAGCTCCGAGCTGTTCGACGAGGGGGACAAGAAGGGCTACAAGTTCTGGAAGTCCGCCCCGGACAAGCTCTTCTCCAGCAAGCAGATGATCGAGCTGTTCGCCGAGTGGGTCGCCAAGTACCCGATCATCTCGATCGAGGACCCGCTCGACCAGGACGACTGGGCCGGCTACACCGAGTTCACCAAGGAACTCGGCGGCAAGGTCCAGATCGTCGGCGACGACTTCTTCGTCACCAACACCGAGCGGCTGGCCCGCGGCATCGCCGAAGGGGCGACCAACAGCATCCTCATCAAGGTGAACCAGATCGGCACCCTGAGCGAGACGCTGGCCTCCATCGACATGGCCCACCGCGCCGGCTACACGTCGGTCATCAGCCACCGCTCCGGCGAGACCGAGGACGCCACCATCGCCGACATCGCCGTCGCCACCAACGCCGGCCAGATCAAGACCGGCTCCGCCAGCCGCTCCGACCGCGTCGCCAAGTACAACCAGCTCCTCCGCATCGAGGAAGAGCTCGGCCAGGACGCCGTCTACGGCCCCGGCCCCAAGGCCCGCGGCTGA